TGGTTTTTCCGCCTGGTGCGGCACATAAATCTAAAATCGCTTCACCATTTTGTGGATCAAGCAAATATGCAGCATGCTGAGCAGATCTATCTTGTACAGTCACGACACCTTCTGTGAACTTAGGTAACTTATTTATCGCTACAGGTACGTCTAACCGTAATGCTGTTGGTAATTTAACATCGATAGTCGATGTAATACCATGCTGTAATAATAAAGTTTGATAGTCTTGGGCGGAATAATGCTGCTGATTGACTCTTAACCACATAGGTGGCTTTTGGTTATTATTATCAATAATAGCTTGCCATTGATCTGGATAAGCATGCTTAATTCGTTTAATAAACCAACTGGGATGTAAAGTTGTATTACCTTTTGCCAAAAATTGTTGTTTTAGTGCATCCTGTTCGCGTAAGAAAGAACGCAAAACACCATTAACCAGTCCTTTTAAAGCGGTCTTTCTAAAAGATATGACGCCATTAACTGTATCACCGACAGATGCATGTTCAGGCACTCGGGTATAAACAATTTGATAAATCCCAACCATCAACAAATAATGAATAATGCGATTCTTACCCGTTAGCGGTTTTACCATTAAAGATTGAATATAAAACTCAATTTCAGGAAGTACACGCATAATTCCAAAACAGATTTCTTGCACTAAAGCACGATCTTTATCATTGAGCTTATTAGTGCACTGTACTAAAGCATTACTTAAAGAAACACCTTTATCCAATACATCGAAAACGACTTGACTACAAATTGCCCGTAAATTGTAAGATTTAGATTGTGATTTAAAAACCATTGCTAACAGCTACCATAATAAAAATTGCCATAAGCATAACTTAATCCACTTTGCTGTAAAGTCATTTTATTGTTAAAACAATTTTAAAGAAGCTTAAATCAAGCCCGATTGATAAATCTATACAATATTTAATCTATTTGAAATCAAAAAATAATCATATTGCTATTTTTCAATCAATCGAATCATTTTTTTATAAATTAATGCAAAAAGGGGATTGACGAAACAAAGCTTATCATGTTTAATATGCATCCATTGTTGCCCGGATAGCTCAGTCGGTAGAGCAGGGGATTGAAAATCCCCGTGTCCGTGGTTCGATTCCGCGTCCGGGCACCAATTCCAAAAAAGACACCAGCTTAAAGCTGGTTTTTTTATGTCTAAAGCCTTTTCAAAGCCACCTTTCAATGAGTTCTCTTTGTCAATCGTAATCAACTAAAATTACTCTACACCAAGTGCGAAATCATATATAAAACGGTATACAAACAGTTTTATATTAGTGTATATTCTAAAAATATTGTTAATCTCTTTATTTTGAATACTTAAAAGAACTTGCTTTTACCTAATTTATTCGGAGCTGGTTTTATAATATTCACTAATTAATACTCCCAATAAATAATGTTGGCTATATTGGTATATGATATAATAATTGGTTAAGTTATTATTTTATTTTTATATCAAATGATGAATTACTTAACTAAAATTGATAATAACGAGGCGTTGACCAAAAAATTGAGTAGTGAAAGCGTTTTAGGTAAAAGCAATTGTTAATGATTTAAATACAATGAATTGAATTGTCGATAAGCTGTTAAAACCCCCAGTGCATATAAAGAGTATTGATAGATTTTTAGTAGCTTCATCAGTATGATTATTATAGCAAGTTAACTTAACAGTGCTATAGTTTAAAGTAATCTAATATTCACACTATTTTGATTAAACAGCTAGTCATCACTTATCTTGTTAATGTGTTTATCTTGAGTGAAATTTGGACTTGACAGCATAAGAGGTATAATGCATTAAACTATTTAAATATTTTCTAATAATAGTTTTAGATGTGAGATGATTCATAAGAGAAAAATAAATGGTCAATCAAAATCCAGAACAAAAATCCCGAGATCAAATAGACGCATTGCTCGCGCAAGCGGGGTGGATCGTACAAGACAAGAAAAAAATCAATTTTTCCGTATCTAGAGGGGTTGCCGTTCGCGAGTATCAGACTGACGTAGGCCCTGCTGATTATGTGCTATTTGTCGATAAACAAGCAGTCGGTGTGATTGAGGCTAAACCCGAAGTCTGGGGCGAGAAGATTACTACGGTTGAAGAGCAATCTCAAGGGTATGCTAGCGCCACATTGAAATGGGTCAAAAATAGTCAACCGTTGCGTTTTGTCTATGAAAGTACTGGCATCATAACTCGCTTTACAGATGGATTAGACCCGCATCCACGCTCTCGTGAAGTGTTTAACTTCCACCGTCCGGAAACCCTCGCCAAGTGGAGCAAAGATTCTAAAAGCCTGCGAGGCCGTCTGCAAGATTTCCCTGTTCTGCTAAAAAACGGTCTACGTGATTGCCAAATTACAGCCATCACCAATCTTGAAGAATCTTTCAAACAAGACAAGCCCCGTGCACTGATACAGATGGCTACTGGCTCTGGGAAAACTTTTACCGCAATTACTGCTAGTTATCGCCTGTTACGCGAGCCCGTAAGCGCAAACCGAATTCTGTTTCTGGTGGATACGAAAAACCTTGGAGAACAAGCTGAACAAGAGTTTATGAGCTTTGTGCCGAACGACGATAACCGAAAATTTACCGAACTTTACACAGTTCAGAGATTAAAAAACCAAAATATTGCCAAAGATGCTCAAGTTTGTATCAGTACCATCCAACGTATATACTCAATTTTAAAAGATGAGGTTCTGGACGAATCACTCGAGGAACAAAACCCAGCGGAACAATTAACTAAACCAAAAGAACCACTGCCAGTTGTTTACAACGAAAAGATCCCACCTGAGTTTTTTGATGTGATCATTGTTGATGAGTGTCACCGTTCCATTTACAACCTATGGCGGCAAGTACTGGAGTATTTTGATGCCTATCTGGTCGGACTCACCGCCACTCCAGACAACCGTACTTACGGTTTTTTCCGTAAGAATGTTGTCAGCGAGTATAACCACGAAAAAGCTGTGGCCGATGGCGTTAACGTTGGCAACGAAATTTTTATTATTGAAACCGAAAAGACCAAACAAGGCGGAAAGATCAAAGCGAAGCAACAGGTAGAGCGCCGCGAGCGTACTACTCGGCGCAAGCGTTGGGAGCAACAGGATCAGGATCAAACCTACACAGCCAAGCAACTTGACCGTGACATCGTTAATCCAGATCAAATTCGTACAGTTATTCGTACGTTCAAAGATTCGCTGCCAAGCATCTTTCCTGGCCGTCAAGAAGTGCCCAAAACGCTGATTTTTGCCAAAACCGATAGCCATGCTGATGACATAATCCAAATCGTGCGTGAAGAGTTTGGTGAAAGTAACCAGTTCTGCAAAAAAGTCACTTACCGTGTCGCCAATGACAAAACCGATGCCAAAGGTAATGTGGTTGAAAAAGGTGAAGATCCTAAATCCGTACTCGCCCAATTTCGCAATGACTATTACCCTCGTATTGCTGTCACCGTTGATATGATTGCCACGGGCACTGACGTAAAACCGCTTGAATGTCTACTGTTTATGCGTGACGTTAAAAGCAAAAACTACTTTGAACAAATGAAGGGGCGCGGTACCCGTACACTGGATAAAGATAGCCTACAAAAGGTCACACCATCTGCACAGAGTGCCAAAACACACTATGTGATTGTTGATGCAATTGGTGTCACCAAGTCAGTTAAAACGGCAAGCCAACCTCTTATCACCAAGCCTAGTGTATCATTTAAAGATTTGGCGATGGGTGTTATGATGGGGGCGAGTGATAGTGATACTGTTTCATCACTAGCTGGACGCCTAGCTCGATTAGATAAACAACTTGATGACAAAGAGCGTGCCCGCATTGCTGAAAAAGCAGGTGGTACAACACTCCTTACGATTGTGAGTGAACTTTTCAATGCTATTGATGGTGACCGTATAGAGCAAAAAGCCTTGGAAATTGTCGGTCAACCCGTCGGTACCGATCCTGGTGATGATGCCCGCAACCAAGCTCAACAACAGCTGGTGAGTGAGGTGGCAAACCTATTTAACGGCGACTTAATAGAGCTAATTGATTCTATCCGTCGTGACAAAGAACAAATCATCGTTCACGATGATCTGGATACGGTACTTAAAGCTGAATGGGAGGGAGAAACCACCGAAAACGCTAAGGTACTTATACAGGAGTTTGCCGACTATCTGCAAGAGCAAGCCGATAAGATTGATGCTCTCACCATTTACTTTTATACTCCTGCTCGCAGGTCTGAAGTCACCTACCCACACATCAAAGCGCTGTTGGAAAAACTCAAGCAAGATCGTCCTAAGCTGGCACCATTACGTATCTGGCAGGCTTATACCCATTTGGATAACTACCAAGGTGACAACCCGCTAACAGAACTTACTGCTCTAGTGGCTTTGGTTCGCCGAGTATGTGGAATTGATAGTAAAATCAAACCTTTTACTAATACTGTAAGAAAGAATTTTCAGGATTGGATTATGAAGTACCATTCAAGTAACTCAGAAAAATTTAATGAACAGCAAATGCAATGGCTACAAGCCATTCGCGACCATATCGCCAGCTCCTTTCACTTTGAGCGCGATGATTTAGATATGACACCCTTTGATGCCAAAGGTGGTTTGATGGGCATGTATCAGCAATTTGGAGACAAGATGGACTGGGTGATTGAGGAGTTGAATCGGGAGTTGGTGGCGTGATGAGCGACATAGAAAAAAAAGATGATAACTGGATACCTCAATCCTACCCAATTCCTACTCATTGGATTTACACCGAACTAGAAACAGTATTCGAGAATTTGCCCCTCACTGGTAAAAAGTTGGCACAAAAATATTATGATACTGCGGGCAAAATTCCAGTCATTGACCAAGGGGTATCAGAGATAGGCGGGTACTCAAATTACCAGGAGAAAGTGGTTACAGCTGAACGTCCAGTGATTATATTTGGCGATCACACAAAATGTCTAAAATACATAACCTACCCATTTATTCCTGGTGCGGATGGAATAAAGGTTCTGTTACCTAACTTAGGAGTTGACCCTAAGTTTGCTTTCTATGCGTGTACATCCCTGCGGTTACCAGACAGAGGATATTCTCGTCACTTTTCTTTTCTCAAAAAGTGTGACTTTCCGTTGCCACCACTCAACGAACAAAAACGTATTGTCGCAAAAATCGAAGAACTGTTCTCTGAACTGGATAACGGCATTGCCTCGCTGAAAACCGCCCGCGAACAACTTAAAGTCTACCGCCAAGCCGTGCTTAAACACGCCTTTGAAGGTAAGCTCACTGCGAAGTGGCGTGAGAAGAATGCCGATAAGCTAGAATCCCCAGAACAACTTCTCGCCCGTATCCAACAGGAACGTGAAGCCCGCTATCAAGAACAGCTGGAAGATTGGAAAGCTGCAGTAAAAGAGTGGGAAGCTAATGGTAAAGAGGGGAAAAAACCGAGTAAACTTAAGAAATTGATTCAACTTACTCTGCAGTCTGAAACATCAAATCTAAAGCTTGCTTTTCTACCAGCTGGCTGGTCTCACATCAAACTGGGAAACTTAATTGACGAACCAGTTTACGGTACATCAGCTAAATGTGATTATGAAACTGGCGAGCAAAGTGTACTTCGTATTCCTAATATTTCAGCGGGAATAATAGATGACACTGATTTGAAGTTTGCTAACTTTGAAGAAGGTGAGGTCGACCATCTTCGCTTAATGATTGGTGACATATTAACTATACGTTCCAATGGGAGCATATCACTAGTTGGCAGTTGTGGGCTTGTCAAAGAAAAGGATACAAAACACATATTTGCAGGCTACTTAATCAGATTGAGACCCAATAAAAAAATGATAAAATCAGAATATTTATTGGCAGCCATGAGTAGTCATCTTATTCGCCAACAAATAGAGTCAGCTGCAAAATCAACAAGTGGTGTCAATAATATCAATAGTAGTGAATTGCAAAATCTAATTATTCCTCTGACTTCAATACAAGAACAAGAAGTTCTGATATCATTGTTGGATTCTATACTTCCGATGATTAAATCAACTGAAATTGAAATCGATAAGCAGCTAGCAAAAGCCGAAACTCTACGCCAATCGATTCTGAAAAAAGCTTTCTCTGGTCAATTGGTACCACAAGACCCAAGTGATGAACCAGCTAGTGAACTGCTGGCTCGTATTCAGGCGGAAAAAGGGTTCGTCAATACTCAGAAAACCAAAAAGACAAACAAGAAACAATCAGTGTCTGGTCATTAGATAACTGTCAACAAATCAACTTTATATGAAAGCCACATTGATGTGCTTTTTACTTATTTATCGAGTTAGGACAATGTAATAATGAATACATCAACAATCATCTCCAAAGTCTGGAGCTTTTGTACTACCCTACGTGACGACGGTGTCGGTTATGGCGACTATCTTGAACAGCTAACCTATCTGATCTTTCTTAAGATGGCCGATGAATACGCCAAACCACCTTACTCTCGTGATGTAGGTATTCCGGCAAAATATAATTGGCAGGCGCTTACTAGTAAGAAAGGTGCAGAGCTTGAAGTGCTTTACGTGGAATTGTTACTTGAATTAGGTAAGCAGAAAGGTATGCTTGGTCAAATTTTTACTAAAGCACAAAATAAGATTCAAGATCCAGCTAAGTTGTACCGCCTGATTGATATGATTGATAGTACTCAATGGATCATGATGGGAGCAGATGTTAAGGGCGACATCTATGAAGGGTTGCTGGAAAAGAACGCTGAAGATACTAAGTCTGGTGCGGGTCAGTATTTCACGCCAAGGCCTTTAATCCGCGCTATGGTGGAATGCATTCGACCAGAACCCGGAAAAACTATCGCTGACCCCGCATGTGGTACGGGTGGATTTTTTCTGGCAGCCTATGACTTTCTAACAAATCCAGAAAATACCGCTCTTGACAAAGAGCAAAAGCAATTTCTGAAACACAGTACTTTCTATGGTAACGAAATCGTCGCCAATACTCGTCGCCTGTGTCTAATGAATATGTTTCTACATAATATCGGTGAAATTGATGGTGATAGTCTAGTATCTCCTAATGACGCGCTTATTGCGACAAGTCCTATTAGTGTAGACTATGTACTTGCCAACCCACCCTTTGGTAAAAAAAGCTCAATGAGCTTTACCAATGAAGAAGGTGAACAAGAAAACGATGAACTGACCTATAACCGACAAGACTTTTGGGCGACTACCTCTAACAAACAACTCAACTTTGTTCAACACATTCGCAGTATGTTGAAAACCACCGGCAAGGCCGCAGTAGTTGTACCAGATAACGTACTGTTTGAAGGTGGTGCAGGAGAAACCATTCGCAAGAAACTACTAGAAAATACGACCCTACATACCATTCTACGTCTACCTACTGGTATATTTTATGCACAAGGGGTTAAGGCCAACGTATTGTTTTTTGATAACCAGCCTGCCAGTCCAAAGTCTTGGACAAAAGAGGTGTGGTTTTATGATTACCGAACCAATATTCATCACACCCTGAAGAAAAAGCCAATGCGTTTTGACGATCTGGCCGACTTTATCGAATGTTACAATCCGAAAAATCCTGCTAAACGCAAAGAGACCTGGCATCCCGAAAATAATCCCGAAGGTCGCTGGCGTAAATACACTATTGAAGAGTTACTGACACGGGACAAAACCAGCTTGGATGTTTTCTGGTTAAAAGATAGAAGTTTAACCGATCTTGATAACCTACCAGAACCAGATGAACTCGTAGAAGAAATTATTGAAAATCTAGAAGCTGGATTAAATAGTTTCAGAAATGTTCTCAATCAACTAACTACTAAATAGATTTATTAAAAAAATACTGTCAAATTAACTTTTCAACCTGAAACTAAATTTGACAGTCACTCCCCTATTTTGAATTTTGGACGCAACTTAGATGATCACATTCTATTCTTTAAATTGTCATTTAACGGAGTGTTCGAAAAGTTTTAGCTGTGCATTTAAGATACAACATGATAAAACTGATTAAAGTTCGAACAATTTAATTTAAGGATACAAAAGCGAATATATTTCGGCAATTTAAAACTCATAAACCGAAAATTAATAAGATTTGGTTTGATTAAATTCAACCCCATATCCAACCACCAAACTCCAAAACTTAACCCTAGCAGTTTTTTTATGTCTAAAGCCTTTTCCAAACTACCTTTCAAAGGATTTCCTTTGTCAACTGAGATTACCCCATATAAAGTGCAAAATCGGATACAAACCCGGTTACATTCAGTTCAATAATGACGTGTATTCATAAAATGACTTTAACGCTTTCCATAATTTTGAATAAACAGTTAATAGTATCTATATATTCACTTTTAACATTATTAAACATATTTTATTAAAATAATAATTTCGTATTAACGCTCAAAAGTATATAAAAATAGATAGTTTATTTTAAGAATTTTTATCTCTTTTTTTTATCCAATTTTATTATGTTATAGTTTACATTTTTTATAAAAAATAAAAAATTGTAAGTAATAAAATGTACTTCTACCAGCTTATGCTTGCCAAAGATTGGCAACAGCTTGAGGATAATTATCAATTATCTAACCAACAATCCGGTTACTATTCCCCTAAACCCAAACGAATTAAATATTTTTATGACAATCAATATCAAGACATCGTAAAACAATTAGTTAATGAACCTGAAAGTTGTAAAAATTTTTATCCGGTACTACAGCAAGTCGGTTTACCTTATCAAACTTATTATCATAAATGCGCCGATAAAGTTGCTAAAGTATTAACAACAGCATTATATAATGAACAGGTTATCTTAATTCATCAACCACAGATTAATGGTTATCACGATAACTCATCTTTTTCCTGTAATGAATTTCGCTCAATACCAATAATCCAGAAAGATCCTTATTTTGAACCGGATGATAGTTGGTTAATTGTCAATTTACAGAATCATCATCCGGAGCAAATACAAATTCTTGATGCCAGTAACAATCAATTAGTTACTAACACCCAAACCAGTGCAAATGAAATTTTTTTAATACATGGTGATGCATTTTCATCAATTCAGGTGTTACCTAAAGTGCATATTTTATTAGGTGGCTTACAAGGAAATTATGACCTAACTCTACGTGGTGATAAATCACTCCGAGTCAAATCATTAGCACAAAGCTGGCTTGATGAACTGAGCAACTTACTCCGCTCAGGCAATTCCCCCTTTACTGTTGAACAAGATGAAGCACTTGCGAGTCTGATTAATTATGGGGTCTCACCACAGCATTATAATCAGACTAAAAAAATAGATGATGAATCCGCGTTTCGTCCTGATGAAACCATTGGCGTATTTTTCTACCAAATGTTAGCGCTACTCCATAAAACGGATTTTATCACCGCAAAACGGCGTATAGGGAATATTGGTGCCGATGAAGGAGAAGGTGCAATTCCAGATGTAAAATTACTAAAACAGACTTTAAAAGCACTGCATAATATACGTCATAGCGATGGTCAAGACAAAACAGATTATGCTTACCATAGCAATAAATTGACGCTCACTGCGAATGAATATCTTAGTAAACCATTAGTACTTGATGGAACAGATCATGAAAATGATTATGAAAGTTTACTTAAACAAGAAGTTAAACACTATACACAATTAGACCAGCTAAGCGAAATTGAATCATTATATTTCAATGCTATCAAACTGTTAAAACTCATGCGTGAACCTGGTTTGATTCGACATGTCGAAACAAGGCGCGAATATCAACTAAAAGCTACAAAGCTGGATTATAGTTATGTTGAATTAAAGCCTTTAGACTATATTCAACTTGAGCTTCATCGTAACTACCGATATGAAATTAATTATATCCGATAACGATACTTATCGTTTTGTAGGGCGTTTTAATCCTGATGGTAAAGTAAATATTAAAATCCCATCTAAATGGTCGGCAACAAAACATTGGCATTTAAATGCTGAGCCCGTTGAAGAGGATTTTGTTGCCAAACTATTTCCTAAACTAGTCAATCCTACTTTTACTAAACAAGATATTAACAATACATTAATTGGAATAGGCTCAGGTGAGATTGTCGGTGGAATAACCGGTTACTTTTATGGTGACCAAATCAAAGAAACCGTGATAGAAAACTTACCGCGTATTACTGGTGCAATGCAAGTTGCTGGAGGTGCAGTTAGCTTATATCTTATATGTAGCCGGCGTTGTTGGTGCAACCGGTATTGGAGCTCCATTAGCAGCAGTAATTGGATTTGTCGCACTTGATAATATACAAGCAGGTATGCAGTCATAAATTTAAAAATGAATGGGTTAAAGGTCCATCAAGTACGGCAGGACAAGAATTTGAATGGGATGTTCAATTATCAAAACTAGGAACTAAGCAGCTTGGTTGGGCATCTAGAGATGGCAAACACCTAAATGTATCTCTAGATGGAAGGATAACACATAAATAAAGTAAATTAATGGTAATTATATTATGACTAAATTTGAGTTTTATCAAGAAGTTGAAGTATTGGATAATTGTCTTCAAAAAGAATGTATTGGCAAAAAGGGGGTTATCACAGGAATTAGTGAGGAAAATGGAATTATTTATGGGTATGCTGTTGATTTATATGATAAGGAATATGGCTATTATTTTAAAACAGATTGCTTAAAACCAACAGGAAAGCAATTTAAACGCGAAGATTTTTATTAATATTATTTAAAAGATATTGCATCAAAAATTAAAGTTCCAAATCTAGATGGAAGGATAACACATAAATAAAGTAAATTAATGGTAATTATATCATGGCTAAATTTGAGTTTTATCAATAAGTTGAAGTATTGGATAATTGTCTTCAAAAAGAGTGTATTGGCAAAAAAGGAGTTATCACAGGAATTAGTGAAGAAAATGGAATTATTTATGGTTATGCTGTTGATTTATATGATAAGGAAAATGGCTATTATTTTAAAACAGACTGCTTAAAACCAACAGGAAAACAATTTAAACGCGAAGATTTTTGTTAAATTATTGTTTTTTATTTGGGGTCATTTTATTTCTTTATGTTTTTCGATTCGTAATGTTCATTTTTTGACAAATGTTTTAGCGAACACGGTTTATTTTTGATTATTACTATAAGCTTTTGGCTATCCTGTTCTTGAAAAAAGATTAATAAAACCTCAATGTTTAAGTGATGAGCAGCTCAGTCTTAAATTTGAGAGAGAAATAAAAAAATCTCTAAAGAAATAACGAAAATGATTAAAAATCAGGTATAAATTAAGATAGGCTAGTCTGACTTGACTAGCCTCAAATTATACTACTTTTTGTTGTTAGGGTTTAATTGTTTCCCTCTATTTCCTTGATTTTTATCGTAGGTTTGATTGGTTCCTTTCGTTCCTTTATTTGAGTTTTCAATATCGGCATTATGATTTGATTTTTTACTCATAAATTATTCCTTTTAATTTAAGTTAATGAATCTTTATGTAGATTATCTAAACCGCATAATTATGACATTATATTAATGCACTTCGGGGACAAATAAAAGTAAAAAGAAACAAACTATAAATTTCTTAACAGAAATCAGAAATTTTACAAATAAGGTATATTTGGTAAAGAAACAGTTCAAAGTGTGATTAATCAATTAACAGGTCTAAAAAAATTATTATTCAAAATATGCTGGAATGGATATTTCGCAGATTGAGCAGTTAAAAATACTTGAAATCTAATATTTGACATATAGTCTTAATCGGAAAATTGCAAAGCCATCAGAATTTAAAATTATGGCTATAAAGCAATTAATAAATCTTAGATCTTGATTCATTTAATGTTTAAAAATTCAATATCAATCAAATCTGCTTTTGTTATCAGACAACAAGCTTATTATCTAATCAAATGATTACAAACACCTTTTAATTGAAGTTAGAAATAAGCAAATTACCAACATACATAAGAATTACAAACTCTATTTAGTTTTCCATTCCAAAGTTTATTTCTTGTTTTGAACTCGATAATTGTCAATATAGCTGAGTTAACATAATGACATTGCCTTTATTAGATATAGTTTAGTGTATATCGAAGAATAATGTTATTATTTATAAATAAAAAATAATATCTTGATATTATCGGTCAACCATATGAAATTTTTAGAGATTATTGATAATATTACTGTACGGGATGATTGGCTGTCGGAATATAAAAAATATGTTCCTTTATTCATTGCGCAAGCCAAACGTGATGTGAACTGGGATAAATGGGACAGTGATATATTTAATGAATTCTTTGAGCGATCTTCTGAGCAATGTGTTGCTTCTTTAAAACAGGGCTATTTCACAAATCAAGAAAAAAAGAATATAAAAAATAAATGGACAGAATTATCACCATTACTTAAACAATTAGCAATACAGCAAAATGTCTGTAATTATGAATTATATAGTAAAATTGATAATTTAATTAGAACATGCACTGTCAATCATAAAAGATCAGCCACGCACAGGTTGATTGCCTCTTTACAACCATCATTACTATCTAATATTGTTGATCAAAAATCGCTTATTACACTACAAAAATATTTAAAAAATAATGTTGATGATATCGAGGTACCTAGTTTTTCTAATAGCTGGTTTGAGCTTAGTCATAATATTCTAAAGTTTTACCAAAATAATAAAAAACCGGGTTTTAACAATATGGATATAATTACTTACCCATGGCAAACATTAGAATTTTTTCAAAGAAAAAGAGTAGGTAGAATTTGTTGGAATGAGCATA
Above is a genomic segment from Frischella perrara containing:
- a CDS encoding Imm31 family immunity protein, translated to MTKFEFYQEVEVLDNCLQKECIGKKGVITGISEENGIIYGYAVDLYDKEYGYYFKTDCLKPTGKQFKREDFY
- a CDS encoding restriction endonuclease subunit S translates to MSDIEKKDDNWIPQSYPIPTHWIYTELETVFENLPLTGKKLAQKYYDTAGKIPVIDQGVSEIGGYSNYQEKVVTAERPVIIFGDHTKCLKYITYPFIPGADGIKVLLPNLGVDPKFAFYACTSLRLPDRGYSRHFSFLKKCDFPLPPLNEQKRIVAKIEELFSELDNGIASLKTAREQLKVYRQAVLKHAFEGKLTAKWREKNADKLESPEQLLARIQQEREARYQEQLEDWKAAVKEWEANGKEGKKPSKLKKLIQLTLQSETSNLKLAFLPAGWSHIKLGNLIDEPVYGTSAKCDYETGEQSVLRIPNISAGIIDDTDLKFANFEEGEVDHLRLMIGDILTIRSNGSISLVGSCGLVKEKDTKHIFAGYLIRLRPNKKMIKSEYLLAAMSSHLIRQQIESAAKSTSGVNNINSSELQNLIIPLTSIQEQEVLISLLDSILPMIKSTEIEIDKQLAKAETLRQSILKKAFSGQLVPQDPSDEPASELLARIQAEKGFVNTQKTKKTNKKQSVSGH
- the rsmB gene encoding 16S rRNA (cytosine(967)-C(5))-methyltransferase RsmB, yielding MVFKSQSKSYNLRAICSQVVFDVLDKGVSLSNALVQCTNKLNDKDRALVQEICFGIMRVLPEIEFYIQSLMVKPLTGKNRIIHYLLMVGIYQIVYTRVPEHASVGDTVNGVISFRKTALKGLVNGVLRSFLREQDALKQQFLAKGNTTLHPSWFIKRIKHAYPDQWQAIIDNNNQKPPMWLRVNQQHYSAQDYQTLLLQHGITSTIDVKLPTALRLDVPVAINKLPKFTEGVVTVQDRSAQHAAYLLDPQNGEAILDLCAAPGGKTTHILELAPQANVLAVDIDSERVKRINENLSRLKLNADVIVGDGVKPEQWAKGKKFDRILLDAPCSATGVIRRHPDIKWLRRDSDISELAKLQYQILVNIWSYLKVGGTLVYATCSILPEENSLQIERFLKETNDAKLVEPVIQYLPSEEEGDGFFYAKLNKI
- a CDS encoding DEAD/DEAH box helicase family protein, which gives rise to MVNQNPEQKSRDQIDALLAQAGWIVQDKKKINFSVSRGVAVREYQTDVGPADYVLFVDKQAVGVIEAKPEVWGEKITTVEEQSQGYASATLKWVKNSQPLRFVYESTGIITRFTDGLDPHPRSREVFNFHRPETLAKWSKDSKSLRGRLQDFPVLLKNGLRDCQITAITNLEESFKQDKPRALIQMATGSGKTFTAITASYRLLREPVSANRILFLVDTKNLGEQAEQEFMSFVPNDDNRKFTELYTVQRLKNQNIAKDAQVCISTIQRIYSILKDEVLDESLEEQNPAEQLTKPKEPLPVVYNEKIPPEFFDVIIVDECHRSIYNLWRQVLEYFDAYLVGLTATPDNRTYGFFRKNVVSEYNHEKAVADGVNVGNEIFIIETEKTKQGGKIKAKQQVERRERTTRRKRWEQQDQDQTYTAKQLDRDIVNPDQIRTVIRTFKDSLPSIFPGRQEVPKTLIFAKTDSHADDIIQIVREEFGESNQFCKKVTYRVANDKTDAKGNVVEKGEDPKSVLAQFRNDYYPRIAVTVDMIATGTDVKPLECLLFMRDVKSKNYFEQMKGRGTRTLDKDSLQKVTPSAQSAKTHYVIVDAIGVTKSVKTASQPLITKPSVSFKDLAMGVMMGASDSDTVSSLAGRLARLDKQLDDKERARIAEKAGGTTLLTIVSELFNAIDGDRIEQKALEIVGQPVGTDPGDDARNQAQQQLVSEVANLFNGDLIELIDSIRRDKEQIIVHDDLDTVLKAEWEGETTENAKVLIQEFADYLQEQADKIDALTIYFYTPARRSEVTYPHIKALLEKLKQDRPKLAPLRIWQAYTHLDNYQGDNPLTELTALVALVRRVCGIDSKIKPFTNTVRKNFQDWIMKYHSSNSEKFNEQQMQWLQAIRDHIASSFHFERDDLDMTPFDAKGGLMGMYQQFGDKMDWVIEELNRELVA
- a CDS encoding HsdM family class I SAM-dependent methyltransferase codes for the protein MNTSTIISKVWSFCTTLRDDGVGYGDYLEQLTYLIFLKMADEYAKPPYSRDVGIPAKYNWQALTSKKGAELEVLYVELLLELGKQKGMLGQIFTKAQNKIQDPAKLYRLIDMIDSTQWIMMGADVKGDIYEGLLEKNAEDTKSGAGQYFTPRPLIRAMVECIRPEPGKTIADPACGTGGFFLAAYDFLTNPENTALDKEQKQFLKHSTFYGNEIVANTRRLCLMNMFLHNIGEIDGDSLVSPNDALIATSPISVDYVLANPPFGKKSSMSFTNEEGEQENDELTYNRQDFWATTSNKQLNFVQHIRSMLKTTGKAAVVVPDNVLFEGGAGETIRKKLLENTTLHTILRLPTGIFYAQGVKANVLFFDNQPASPKSWTKEVWFYDYRTNIHHTLKKKPMRFDDLADFIECYNPKNPAKRKETWHPENNPEGRWRKYTIEELLTRDKTSLDVFWLKDRSLTDLDNLPEPDELVEEIIENLEAGLNSFRNVLNQLTTK
- a CDS encoding Imm31 family immunity protein, producing MDNCLQKECIGKKGVITGISEENGIIYGYAVDLYDKENGYYFKTDCLKPTGKQFKREDFC